The following coding sequences are from one Haliotis asinina isolate JCU_RB_2024 chromosome 3, JCU_Hal_asi_v2, whole genome shotgun sequence window:
- the LOC137277701 gene encoding uncharacterized protein: protein MKALIAWMCLVLVPVINALGNPLPGSCRICQKRGICKPPDCVCCSDRMPFPRRKTPQMVYFTFDDAVASQIIPYYKKLFPPDRFNPNGCPIAMTLFVSDKDTIYSQVKDFYDHGMEIGVHSVTHDHLTPETFAQEAQGQKDKLVAAGIPEKAITGWRSPFLEVEGNTQFKNLTYLGFKYDATLSTAQTDGRGRSFPIPFTLDYGWPFSCRINDCPTEPHKGFWEVPVVELRMTHDRPCVYVDACPIPWGNQSAASELLWHNFNRYYEGNRAPLGFNMHAGWFYDPTRLKAMDQFIEALSQKDDVYILTISQVIEWLKNPTPLDGIKYFDPWGCSRSRKIIFPEESQLWKDVHHHPHHNSRVSQPWLQHRDTVQEQQQVAPKETDPKPQGTQSSRHSPSWWQNHSWLFERKSQPRQEVDQNTGNPPEAKAPPEPKRNVVYTVKKKPEVDSRSGTPMGGIGRMMGSKRSTSQSAAPTPKPRKEGPNPSQVGADSHSSILWTIGSKVPDTRGKVPSDSNAGQLMKVLFEADLQHPQLPQQRLTTAKPLVPKTNSRFPTPEQALTRSFPRSDIRSVSINERMPSGFSQDAPVSVVPENMKINSASTQEVPHQIEQNKQGINLGPSQEPQPTDSASIKESQREKLARLKQQLDGLHAKYIDASNAQSPQAAKATQVEPKRHIPSQGERRRDPSRPRPSKTGRDRQGRDSLINDQARLDKDYKILDFIEPKINQGNRPSRKKPSDTPEFIFEPIKSKKSTHERRIPDLSSRDIPVSDRPQDHKPDAQMLDSNTNIQATIARQTVDVDPWSNPRMSDQSRDINAGINETPKSTMSTGRSVEGLPFLPDHLMDHPRPDAARSQDPSQTTSSLDANKMTFRFGPTEPEINAPASSVPRPPQQTDLRVREPSQEHRTTSADKIRFRFGQMEPEINVPASGVPLPPHQPDLRVQEPSQEHRATSTDKIRFRFGPVEPEINAPASGVQLPPRQPDTRVQEPSQKRNGDKMTFRLGRMEPETNAPASGVPPPPSHHPDTFGQESSQRLQTSNDDNISFRFRSTEPEMNQPSSPDFPPQPPPQSRLPFLPDHLTDNPPPASSQQPAAPALPEIVFRFGNPNDHKNEPAPGNIPSRNLEEETRQREMMDAWFKQQQKAAQPEHGVPPVDTATTSADTADSEGERILDMLSKMKAPNPSTNHQQDLPPSNFAPQPPDTFDSNLHFGETNPPQSPPTQPLPAASSPVDRFMKTGSLSDINFGKSSSLGQHGTLNTDIAPEQSADFNDKLSAFLASQGASGAPVSPDSQPQEIISVEQPIAGSQSHNGPLSPGTFVDSPTFINTQGIDEMPPSHVLHANEGLLPSVPYNPPVTVPPQSTASYTTEPPYGVCQQDINCFLPDCLCKSVEIPGGIHASETPQIVYIVMDGNVNTYMEPKIKSIFDGTRRNPNGCRISGTMFLSHKYSNYTIVKSLSRMGVEIGLAGMQPINNENVSLLKQDIDNQLHNLVQYGVDTSEVSGWSSPGLNPKGDEQFRILNRKRFYDSTLLTVDSDQRLLWPFTLDFSWGEPCLIETCPKQPHYGMWEVPIIPLRLDKTNATCKYADSCTLQQMNVLETKDYLWDNFKRYYNGNKAPFGIRIHQFWFHTHFADSLQGLTEFLDEILQLNDVYITSVAKMLDWLQQPTPLSDLHVFPFWMC, encoded by the coding sequence atGAAGGCGCTAATAGCTTGGATGTGTCTTGTATTGGTCCCCGTGATCAACGCTTTAGGAAACCCTCTGCCTGGCTCATGTCGGATATGTCAAAAGAGGGGCATCTGTAAACCTCCAGACTGCGTGTGTTGCAGTGACAGAATGCCCTTTCCTAGGAGGAAGACGCCCCAGATGGTCTATTTTACCTTTGATGACGCTGTTGCCAGTCAAATCATTCCATATTACAAGAAGTTGTTTCCTCCAGATAGGTTCAACCCAAACGGTTGCCCTATAgccatgacattgtttgtgtcaGATAAAGACACAATATACTCACAAGTAAAAGACTTTTACGACCACGGGATGGAGATTGGTGTTCATAGCGTCACCCACGATCACCTTACACCAGAAACGTTTGCCCAAGAAGCTCAAGGCCAAAAGGATAAGCTAGTTGCTGCAGGGATACCTGAAAAGGCCATCACGGGTtggagaagcccatttctagaaGTCGAAGGTAATACCCAGTTTAAGAACCTAACTTATCTAGGATTTAAATATGATGCAACACTTTCTACTGCACAAACTGATGGCCGTGGAAGATCATTCCCTATACCCTTTACACTTGATTATGGTTGGCCTTTCAGCTGCAGGATTAATGACTGCCCAACCGAGCCTCACAAAGGATTCTGGGAAGTTCCGGTAGTAGAACTGCGCATGACTCATGATCGACCGTGTGTCTATGTCGACGCTTGCCCTATACCATGGGGCAACCAATCAGCTGCTTCAGAGTTGCTTTGGCATAATTTCAATCGCTACTATGAAGGGAACCGTGCCCCACTTGGATTCAACATGCATGCTGGATGGTTTTATGATCCAACCAGATTAAAAGCCATGGACCAGTTTATCGAAGCTTTATCTCAGAAAGATGACGTCTACATTCTTACTATCAGCCAAGTTATTGAATGGCTTAAGAACCCAACTCCACTCGATGGTATTAAGTACTTTGACCCTTGGGGTTGTTCCCGAAGTAGAAAAATTATATTTCCAGAAGAAAGTCAGTTATGGAAGGATGTgcaccaccacccccaccatAACAGCAGAGTTTCTCAACCGTGGTTACAACATCGTGACACTGTTCAGGAACAGCAACAAGTAGCGCCAAAAGAGACTGATCCCAAACCTCAAGGTACACAATCAAGCAGACATTCGCCCTCATGGTGGCAGAATCATAGCTGGTTGTTTGAACGTAAAAGTCAACCGAGACAAGAAGTTGATCAGAATACTGGTAATCCCCCTGAAGCCAAAGCTCCTCCCGAACCCAAGCGTAATGTTGTATACACGGTCAAAAAGAAACCAGAGGTGGATTCAAGGAGTGGTACTCCCATGGGTGGCATTGGGCGAATGATGGGGTCCAAGAGGTCAACTTCACAATCAGCTGCCCCCACACCAAAACCTCGGAAAGAGGGACCAAACCCGTCACAGGTTGGGGCGGATAGCCACTCTTCTATTTTGTGGACTATAGGGTCAAAGGTTCCTGATACAAGAGGAAAGGTTCCTAGTGACAGCAATGCGGGACAGCTGATGAAAGTTCTATTTGAAGCTGATTTGCAACATCCACAATTGCCACAACAGAGATTAACTACAGCAAAACCTCTTGTACCCAAAACAAATTCACGTTTCCCTACACCAGAACAAGCCCTTACAAGATCTTTCCCCAGATCAGACATTAGATCAGTTTCTATTAATGAACGCATGCCTTCAGGTTTTTCTCAAGACGCACCTGTTTCTGTTGTGCCTGAAAATATGAAGATTAATTCAGCATCAACACAGGAAGTGCCTCACCAAATAGAACAAAACAAGCAGGGGATCAATTTAGGACCATCCCAGGAGCCACAGCCCACAGATTCTGCCAGCATCAAAGAGAGCCAAAGAGAGAAATTAGCAAGGCTTAAGCAGCAGCTTGATGGTTTGCATGCTAAATATATTGATGCCTCAAACGCCCAAAGTCCTCAAGCTGCAAAAGCAACCCAAGTTGAGCCAAAGAGACACATTCCATCACAGGGTGAGAGACGTCGTGATCCGTCGCGGCCCCGACCATCCAAAACAGGAAGAGACAGGCAGGGACGTGACTCTTTAATCAATGATCAAGCACGCCTTGATAAAGACTATAAAATCCTTGATTTTATAGAGCCTAAAATCAACCAAGGTAATCGGCCATCTCGCAAAAAGCCTTCTGATACGCCAGAATTCATTTTTGAACCCATCAAGAGCAAGAAATCTACACATGAAAGAAGAATTCCTGATTTAAGCAGCCGTGACATCCCAGTGTCAGATAGACCTCAAGATCACAAACCAGATGCTCAAATGCTAGACTCTAATACGAACATACAAGCAACTATAGCTCGCCAGACTGTTGATGTTGATCCATGGTCAAATCCAAGAATGTCCGATCAGTCTAGGGACATTAATGCTGGAATCAATGAGACTCCCAAATCGACCATGTCCACAGGAAGATCAGTGGAGGGACTTCCATTCCTTCCTGATCATCTCATGGATCACCCACGACCAGATGCTGCAAGGTCACAGGATCCTTCTCAAACAACCAGTTCCCTTGACGCTAACAAGATGACCTTTAGGTTTGGACCAACTGAACCTGAAATAAATGCACCTGCTTCTAGCGTTCCTCGTCCACCACAGCAAACTGACCTTAGAGTACGCGAACCCTCTCAAGAACACAGGACCACCAGTGCTGACAAGATTAGATTTAGGTTTGGGCAAATGGAACCTGAAATAAATGTACCTGCTTCTGGTGTTCCACTGCCACCACACCAACCTGACCTTAGAGTTCAGGAACCCTCTCAAGAACACAGGGCCACCAGTACTGACAAGATTAGATTTAGGTTTGGGCCAGTGGAACCTGAAATAAATGCACCTGCTTCCGGTGTTCAGCTACCACCACGCCAACCCGACACAAGAGTACAGGAACCCTCTCAAAAACGTAATGGTGACAAAATGACCTTTAGGCTTGGACGAATGGAACCTGAAACAAATGCACCTGCCTCTGGTGTTCCACCACCGCCATCACATCACCCTGACACTTTCGGACAAGAATCCTCTCAAAGACTTCAAACCAGCAATGATGACAATATTAGCTTTAGATTTAGATCCACGGAGCCCGAAATGAACCAACCATCTTCTCCTGATTTCCCTCCCCAACCACCACCTCAATCTAGACTTCCTTTCTTACCTGACCATTTGACTGACAACCCTCCACCTGCCTCATCCCAGCAACCTGCTGCTCCAGCTCTTCCTGAAATAGTATTTAGATTTGGTAATCCAAACGATCACAAAAATGAACCTGCCCCTGGAAATATTCCATCAAGAAATCTTGAAGAAGAAACTAGACAACGTGAAATGATGGACGCTTGGTTTAAACAACAGCAGAAAGCAGCACAGCCCGAACATGGTGTCCCTCCAGTAGATACTGCAACTACATCTGCTGACACTGCAGATAGTGAAGGAGAAAGAATATTAGACATGCTGTCCAAAATGAAAGCTCCAAATCCGTCGACCAACCATCAACAAGATTTACCACCTAGTAATTTTGCACCCCAACCTCCAGACACATTTGATTCCAATCTGCATTTCGGCGAGACCAATCCACCACAGTCACCACCAACCCAACCTCTGCCAGCTGCATCTTCCCCGGTGGACAGATTCATGAAGACTGGTTCTTTATCTGATATCAACTTCGGGAAATCAAGTAGCCTAGGTCAGCATGGTACATTAAATACAGACATAGCTCCAGAACAGTCGGCTGACTTTAACGATAAACTTTCAGCCTTCTTGGCCTCACAAGGTGCGTCAGGTGCGCCAGTCAGCCCTGATTCACAACCTCAAGAAATCATCAGTGTAGAACAACCAATTGCAGGGAGCCAATCACACAATGGGCCACTAAGTCCTGGTACTTTTGTAGATTCACCAACATTCATCAACACACAAGGGATTGACGAAATGCCTCCATCACATGTTCTTCATGCTAATGAAGGACTTCTTCCCAGTGTTCCCTACAACCCTCCAGTCACTGTTCCTCCTCAGTCCACTGCTTCTTACACAACTGAGCCTCCATACGGTGTATGCCAGCAGGACATCAACTGTTTCCTTCCAGACTGCCTTTGCAAATCTGTGGAAATTCCAGGTGGTATTCATGCCTCAGAAACGCCTCAAATTGTGTACATCGTCATGGATGGAAATGTCAACACATACATGGAACCTAAAATCAAATCCATCTTTGACGGCACAAGAAGAAATCCTAATGGATGTCGTATATCAGGAACAATGTTCTTGTCTCacaaatattccaactataccaTTGTAAAGTCATTGAGCCGTATGGGGGTGGAGATTGGCCTTGCGGGGATGCAACCAATAAACAACGAGAATGTTTCCCTCTTAAAACAAGACATCGACAACCAGTTGCACAATCTAGTTCAGTATGGAGTTGATACATCTGAAGTCTCTGGATGGAGTAGTCCTGGTCTGAACCCGAAAGGCGATGAACAATTCCGTATCCTGAACCGAAAGAGATTCTATGACTCGACGCTTCTGACCGTTGATTCAGACCAGAGACTCCTCTGGCCTTTCACCCTCGACTTCAGCTGGGGTGAACCATGTCTTATTGAAACCTGCCCTAAACAGCCTCACTATGGAATGTGGGAGGTCCCCATTATTCCACTTAGGCTAGACAAGACCAACGCCACCTGTAAATACGCTGATAGTTGCACGCTGCAGCAGATGAATGTTCTCGAGACCAAGGATTACCTTTGGGACAACTTCAAGAGATATTACAACGGCAACAAAGCTCCATTTGGCATCCGAATCCATCAATTCTGGTTCCATACCCACTTTGCCGACAGTTTACAAGGACTTACAGAGTTCCTGGACGAGATATTGCAATTAAACGATGTGTACATAACTTCAGTTGCCAAGATGTTGGACTGGCTTCAACAACCCACCCCTCTTTCTGACCTACACGTATTTCCGTTCTGGATGTGCTGA
- the LOC137276685 gene encoding mucin-3B-like, translated as MAIPLILVFLLPALEVSIAACPPDPWSERGGYCYATYYTYKTFYDAQKSCLSEGAHLTSVQSREELTLITALASGELDNNFWVGLQKVDGAYKWTDGSPLITWANMPVKLTHGFNCGAVAADWLVTRPCYYSYYYICKKLPVPATTTTTTTTRPTTTTTPTTTTSSTTTTTTTTPTTTTTTTTTTRPTTTTAPTTTTSTTSTTTTTTTTRPTTSTTTKTTTTPTTTPTTTTTTTTTSRKPSPTTATLITTTASVLKTTLIVRKNSDTESVPDNRPSAVAIGAFGIFILAAILVTIFLLDIGTFVKHFRWMRRNIRSFCRRRREDRKVIVDSDDDKL; from the exons GATTCCACTTATCCTGGTGTTTCTACTGCCAGCTTTGG AGGTCAGCATTGCCGCCTGTCCTCCAGATCCGTGGTCTGAAAGGGGAGGCTACTGCTACGCCACCTACTATACCTACAAGACCTTCTACGACGCCCAGAAGAGTTGCTTGAGCGAGGGAGCTCACCTGACCAGCGTCCAGTCCAGGGAGGAACTGACCCTCATCACAGCACTGGCCTCGGG GGAGCTGGACAACAACTTCTGGGTAGGCCTTCAGAAGGTCGATGGGGCGTACAAGTGGACAGACGGCTCACCACTCATCACATGGGCCAACATGCCAGTGAAGCTGACCCACGGCTTTAATTGTGGGGCCGTGGCAGCTGATTGGCTGGTCACGAGGCCCTGCTATTACTCATACTACTACATCTGCAAGAAACTACCAG TTCCAgcaactacaaccacaacaactactacaagaCCGACTACGACTACAACTCCTACTACAACCACAAGTagtactacaaccacaactactacaactcctactacaaccacaactactacGACAACTACAAGACCCACTACGACCACAGCACCTACTACAACCACAAGTACTACTTCAaccacaacaactactacaactacaagaCCTACTACATCCACAACAACTAAAACTACAACAACTCCTACCACAACACCTACAACTACGACAACCACAACAACGACGTCTCGGAAACCATCACCAACTACTGCGACGCTCATTACAACTACAGCCTCCGTTTTGAAGACGACACTTATAG TCCGGAAGAACTCCGACACGGAGAGTGTCCCGGATAATCGCCCTAGTGCTGTGGCAATTGGAGCTTTCGGGATCTTCATactggccgccatcttggtaaCGATATTTCTCTTGGATATAGGCACGTTTGTGAAACACTTCAGATGGATGCGGAGGAATATCAGAAGCTTTTGCCGACGACGTCGTGAAGACAGGAAGGTTATTGTCGACAGTGACGATGACAAATTATAG
- the LOC137277702 gene encoding peptidyl-alpha-hydroxyglycine alpha-amidating lyase 2-like: MSPLLAACACAILAVSVAYPYYRDLPEELIYEYLAYRDASKAQLESQGPVVNPKWPSSSIKLGQVTGVEAGNGSDVFLFHRGSRRWEMESFLPNNTYAQQNQGPIPEDTIIIVNGRTGKKVASQGANMFYLPHGLTLDSHGNLWVTDVALHQVMRFPKDAKEPDVVLGVKFEPGSDDKHFCKPTDVAVASNGDFFVSDGYCNSRIVKYSKEGEVLKTWGEKASGSLTDMALWIPHSLALVEKEDMICVADREDARVQCFNAGLTDATKTGQFIKTLFPQNAIGKVYAIAYDPTGDVIYAVVHPETNKNHARGYTISLDGKGLEEWWIDNTHQSLPHDVSVSRDGSDIYVGDIGRETAVKLERSYPVESKTYMG; encoded by the exons ATGTCGCCGTTGCTAGCAGCGTGTGCGTGTGCCATATTGGCCGTTTCTGTCGCTTACCCCTACTACCGAGACTTACCAGAGGAACTAATCTACGAATATCTGGCTTACCGGGACGCATCAAAA GCGCAGCTGGAGTCCCAAGGCCCAGTGGTGAATCCAAAATGGCCATCTTCCTCCATCAAGCTGGGTCAAGTCACTGGGGTGGAGGCTGGGAACGGAAGTGACGTGTTCCTATTCCACAGAGGCAGCAGGCGTTGGGAAATGGA GTCCTTCCTTCCCAACAACACATACGCCCAGCAGAACCAGGGTCCCATCCCCGAggacaccatcatcatcgtcaacgGCAGGACCGGCAAGAAGGTGGCATCCCAGGGAGCCAACAT GTTCTATCTGCCACACGGCCTGACACTTGATAGCCATGGCAACCTCTGGGTGACTGACGTCGCGCTCCACCAG GTCATGAGATTCCCAAAGGATGCAAAAGAACCGGATGTTGTCCTCGGTGTTAAGTTCGAACCCGGAAGTGACGATAAACATTTCTGTAAACCAACAGATGTCGCTGTAGCCAGTAATGGAGACTTCTTCGTTTCTGACGG TTATTGCAATAGCAGAATCGTGAAATATTCCAAGGAAGGGGAAGTTCTGAAGACATGGGGCGAAAAGG CGAGCGGCAGTCTAACGGACATGGCCCTTTGGATCCCACACAGCCTGGCCCTGGTGGAGAAAGAGGACATGATCTGTGTGGCTGATAGAGAGGACGCTAG AGTCCAGTGTTTTAACGCCGGTCTGACAGACGCCACCAAAACTGGACAGTTTATCAAGACGTTGTTCCCTCAAAACGCCATCGGCAAAGTCTACGCCATCGCATACGACCCAACCG GTGATGTTATCTATGCCGTGGTGCACCCAGAGACGAACAAAAACCACGCCCGTGGGTACACCATCTCCCTGGACGGGAAGGGGCTGGAGGAATGGTGGATCGACAACACG CACCAGAGCTTGCCACACGACGTCTCAGTGTCCCGGGATGGTAGCGACATCTACGTGGGCGACATCGGCAGGGAAACCGCAGTCAAGCTGGAGCGGTCGTACCCCGTCGAGTCCAAGACGTATATGGGATAG